The genomic DNA ATTGCCGCCAGCCCTTTCCCTTGTGCCGACCTCCACTCAGATCTTATCTATATCTCGAGAGCCCTGTCGCTGCCGCGGGGAACCCTTCCTTGGCTCAAGATACAAATACAACAGCACTCGACGTGCGTAGTCAATCTGACTGCGACACCATTGTCCAGCCTCCGATTCATGCTATAACGATCTGCCCCGTAAGACTGGTCTTCGTCACGATGTCCACCAACCGTCCATTCCTGGCCAACTTTTTGGCGGCGTTTCGCGCCCAGTCAACGTATAAGGCCTCGGCCGCTGGTTCCCAGTcggccaccacctcctcgtcTCTCTCGCCGACTCAGATATCACAGAGTGCCCGTGCTATAGCAACCAAGGCAAGCAACTCAGGGGCGTCTTCTGAGGCCGCCTCTACGactcattatcatcatcatcaccatcatcatcatcactcatCTTCAGCCGGCGCTTCCCACTCCCGACCCCACTCACACACCCGATCCCCACTGAATCAATCATCTCCTGCCGGGGACTCCCCGGTGCCCTCGTCCTCGGCC from Aspergillus oryzae RIB40 DNA, chromosome 7 includes the following:
- a CDS encoding uncharacterized protein (predicted protein) produces the protein MSTNRPFLANFLAAFRAQSTYKASAAGSQSATTSSSLSPTQISQSARAIATKASNSGASSEAASTTHYHHHHHHHHHSSSAGASHSRPHSHTRSPLNQSSPAGDSPVPSSSATPPAPSSPPTPASSNPIPIANGPDRQRRGSDSSNGSGGFRDALGPEKWYIGGRTPGGEERFYRLGMVTKGGGRLGGSGRVGSIDQLSL